Within the Planctomycetia bacterium genome, the region GAAGAACTCCAAAGCTATCTGTTCAAGATTTCCGGCGCTACGTTGCCGATCGTGCATGCGCCTCCGAATAACGGCGACACGGCGATCTACATCGGCCGGAGCACGGCAACGGACGCGCTGAAGATCGGCGACGAAGGATTGAAGTACGGCGCGTTTCGCATAGTCGCCGGCGAGAACCACGTCGTATTGTTGGGGCACGACCTCGACTTCATTCCTAAAGAGCCCTGGGCGCCGCATTACGGACACACTCCGAAGATGCTCGCCGACTGGGACAAGCTCACCGGGGAAAAGTGGGGCAATCCGATCGGGGCGAGTTTGATGCGCGGCTACAACAAGCCGCTCGGTTTGTGGCATGCCGATCGAGGAGGATCGCTGCAGGCCGTGTATGAATTGCTTCGGCGACTCGGTGTGCGGTGGTATATGCCGGGCGAACTGGGAGAGATCGTGCCGAAGACGGCGACGGTCAAGCTCGCGCCAACCGACGAAACCATTCGCCCGGACTTCGCGCAACGAGAATTTCATTTCACGTTCTACTGGGGTGCGACGAAAGACGACATTCTCTGGACACTCCGCCTGGGCCTCAACCACGGCGACGAAGTGCGCGGGCTCGGCGAACCCGGCCACGGCATGAGCGCCGTCACGATGCGCGACGAAACGAAGCAAGCGCATCCCGAATACTACGCCCTTTGGAACGGCAAGCGAGCGGTGGCGCACTACGGAGGGGCGCAATGCTTGTCGTCGGAGGGACTGCTGCAGCAGAACGTGAAATACGTGCGCGCGATGTTCGATCTCTACGACGAGCCGATGGTTTCCGTCATGCCGGAAGATGGCTACAGCAATGCCTGCGAGTGCGAGCTTTGCCGCGGCAAAGAAACGCCGGCGCGTGGCTTCAGCGGCAAGATCTCCGACTATGTGTGGGACTACGTGAACCGCGTTGCCGTCGAAGTTTACAAGACGCACCCGCACAAGAAGGTGAGTTGCTTCGCGTACGGCACCTACACCCAGCCGCCGGGGAAGATCGCGAAGCTGAGCCCGAACTTAGTCGTCGGCATCGTGCAGCCGCGGCGGTTTTTCAACGATCCGGCGAAACGAAAGGAATTCGTCGACCTACGGCAAGCGTGGATCAAGAAACTGCCCTCGGCCGAGCCGCTGATGATCTGGGAGCATTATCCCTTCACGGCGCCGGGCAAGCCGTCGTACGGAGTTCCCGCTTACTTTCCGCATCTGATCGCCGAAGACCTCCGGTCGTTGAAGGGAATCTCGCAAGGGGAAGTGATCGAGGTAATGTTCGACGAGAAGAAGTCGTATGGACTGCACGCGCCGGCGTTCAATCATTTGAATCTTTACGTGACGACGCGCCTCTATTGGGACGCCGAGCAAAACATCGACGCCTTGCTCGCCGAATACTATCGCAACTTCTACGGCCCTGCGGCCGCGGAGATGCAGGCCTTCATCGAATACTCCGAAGCGAGCTGGCGCGACCTTGCCAAAAGCGGGGATAAGAAGAGCGTCGAAAAGATCGAGCGGATGTTCGTCTTGCTCGCTAAGGCCAAGGAAAAGGCTCCGCCTGATTCCGCTTACGGACAACGCATCGCGCTGCTTGCGGATTACCTTCGCCCGATGGCCGAGCTGCGCGAGCAACTGGCGAAAGGCCGCGGCAACGTCCCTTCGGCACGAGCCACGAAGCTCTCGAAGGTCGGCATCAAGATCGACGGCAAACTCGATGAGCCGGCCTGGAAGGGGCTCGCCGCTTACGGTTTCGGCGAGCTAGAGACGGGCCGCGTACCGGCGTTCAAAAGCTCGTTTCGCACCTGCTGGGCCGACGGCAATCTCTACTTCGGCATCACTTGTTCCGACCGCGACACGAAGACCCTCAACATCGGCACGCGAAAGAACGAAGATGGCCGCATCTGGAACGGCGACTGCGTCGAGCTGTTGCTGGAAACGCAGATCCACTCCTATTATCAACTCGTCGTGAATCCGGCCGGCGCGATCATCGATCTCGATCGCAAAGGAGGACTCAACGAAAGTTGGTCGTCTGAAGCCGAGGTTGCCGCTCACATCAGCGAGGATTCATGGACCGTCGAGATTCGCATTCCCATGGCCGGCGACGGTAAGACGGAGAATATCGATCCGCTGCATGGGGTGTCGGGCCGCGAGCCGACGGAGCTTTATCCCTGGTATATCAACGTCTGCCGACAACGAGTACGCGACAACGGCTCGGAACTCTCGGCCTTCTCGCCGACCTCGAAAAACGACTTTCACGACATGCTGAAATTCGGATCGCTCTATGCCAAATAAACTTTACGCACGCCAGCAGCGCACGCTCTTCCTACTGTTCGCGAGCCTCGTTGCGCCGGCATCGTCGGCCGTGGCCGACTACGTGGAAGATCGCCAAGCGGCGATGAAGCTCACGGCTGCCGGGAAGCACGAAGAAGCTTTCGCTGCATTCCGGAAGCTGGCCCAAGGCAAGGTGACGCCGTTTCAGCAGACCGATGCACTCGAACACGCTTCGCAATGCGCGCTGCGCTTGAAGCGCCTCGAAGAAGCGATGGAGGTCGCGAAGCAGATCCCGCTGCCGGCGCATGCCAAGCTCGCCCAGATGCGCGTGCTCGGAGACAGCTACGGGTCGAATGAAATCGTCAAGCAGTTCGGCGACGAAGATTTATTGCGCTGGCCCGACGGCATCATCGCCGACGGGGCATTTGCACGCGGCAGTGCGTGGTTCGTCGTGAAGGATGGATCACGAGCGGAGCAAGACCTTCTCTTGGCGGCCTCCTATGCCACGGAAGAAAACCTGCGCGGACAAATCTGGCTCAGCCTCGGCGCGACCTATCGGCAATACTTGAAAGACGACGCGAAAGCGATCGCGGCGTATCGCCGAACGTACGAGACGGCGAACGAATTCAAGCATTGCAGCGCCGCAGTTGCGATCGCCGGAATCCTTCGCAGCCAAAGCCGTGAGGCCGAGGCCCAGGCCGAGTTGCAGCGCATCGATGAGCGCAAGATGACGATTCCCGTTTACCGCGATATGCTACTCAAGGCCAAGGCCGCGACCGTTCCGAATCACCAATAACTTTCGCTCGAATAACACGATGCCTCGAATCATGCCGAACATTCGCTTCCGAATTCTCAGTGCGTTGCTATGCGGAGCTTTCGCCGTGCTGCTTGCCGCCGAGCCGCTGCGTGCCGAAGTCACGGTCGTTGAGCGAGACGACTGCATTCGCATCACCGTCGATGGCCAGGTCTTCACAGAATGGCGGTATAAGGATTGGGTCGCGCCGTTTCTGTATCCGGTCGTCGGGCCGAACGGTGAGAACGTCACGCGGCACTATCCGATGAAGTCGGGCATGCCGGGCGAAGAGCAAGATCACCCGTGGCACCGCTCGATTCGCTTTTCGCATAGCGACGTAAACGGCTTCAACTTTTGGTGGGCGCCCGGCAAAGAGAGGGCAGGGCACACAGCCGAGATCAAGCTCGAAAAAATCGAGCGACTCACCTCGGGCAAGACCGGCGAAGCGATTTTTTGGAATCAATGGCTCGGCGACGGCAAGCTTGTCTTGCGCGAGAAGGTGCGACTCGCGGTCACACCGCTCGCCGGCCATCAGACATTGCTGGACTACGACATCGAACTCCATGCCGGAGCTGCGCCGGTCGTGTTCGGCGATAAGCGCGACGGTGGCTTGCTCGTACGCGTGGCGGGAACGATGAAGGTCGAAGACGAGAAGGGAAATAAATTCCAAGGGACGATCGTCAACAGCCGCGGCGACCGCAACGCCGACGCTTGGGGAAAACAAGCCGAATGGACCGACTACTTCGGGCCCGACGCTACCGGCAAGACGGTCGGCATCGCGATATTCGATCATCCTTCGAACTTGCGATTCCCTACGCATTGGCATGCTCGAACCTACGGCCTGATGACGGCCAATCGCTTCGGAACGGATCACTTTCTCGGAAAGTACGGCGACCACAAGACGTTGATCTGCGCGCCGGCTAAGAACTGCAATTGCCCCGCCTGCGAGTCGCACTCGGGCGACTACACGATTCCCGCCGGCGGGAGCTTGAAGCTCCGAAATCGATTCTATATCCACCACGGCGACGCAACGACGGCCGACGTCGCGCAGCAGTATCGCGATTACACGTCCGATCCGGAATCGACGTTGGCCCTCATGCAAGCGTTGATGCGGCAATTCAAGTCGAGCACTCTGGTCGAGCAATATGCGAACACCGATTTTACCGCTTGGCCGGCCGAGTTCGCGGCGCAAAGAAGCGAAGCGCTGCGACTGCGCGCTTTGGCATATTCCGTCGTGAAGAAGGGGAAGAAATCGGAAGAAGACTACAAGTCGGCGATCAAGCTCGACCCGGAAAACGGCGGGCTATGGATGGGCCTCGCCGACAACTACGCGAATGCGCTCGACGATTCGCCACAAGCCGAGGCCGCATATCGGCGCGTGTTGGAGCTCACCGGAAAAACGTACGGCTGGATGCCTATTCAAGCGACCATCTCCTTGGCGCGAAGTTTCATCGATCGGGCCAAGCCCGACGAGGCGTTGAAGCTGCTCAAGGAGCTCGACGCCGTAACCACGATGGCCCCGGCGTGGCGCATCAAGATCTTGCGAACCTACGGCCATGCCTACGCCGCGCAAGGCAAAGAAGAAGCCTCGCTCGCCAAGTTTCGCGAGGCATTGAAACTGGAAGCGACGAAGTAGGCAGCAGCATCGACTGGCGACATGAATCGAAAACCTAACGTGCATCGGATCGAATTCTTGAACATCACTCACATACTCAAAAGACTCCTGACGGCGCTGATCCTGTCGGGCTTCGCGAACATCGCCGCAGCGGAAGGGCCCTTCATGGCCGGCACGGCGAAAGTCGACATCACGCCGACCCCGGAAACCGCCGTCGATCTCTCCGGCCGGCATCTTGCGCCGCGCGACTCGCTCTATGCGCGCGTGCTCGTGCTCAAAGACGGCGACACATCGCTGGCGATCGTCTCGCTCGACTTGATCGTGTTCGCCTCGCCGAAGGTCGTCGCCGAAGCGAAAGCGAAATGGGGCGTCGATCATGTCATCCTCAGCGCCACGCACACGCATGCGGGCATGAACCCGCGCGGCATGCTCATTAAGCCTCCCGCGATGCCCGATTGGACGCGCAGCAACAAGGCTCCGGCCGACACGATCGATTGGCCCGGGCTTTCGGCGGACCCTTGGTATGCCGCGACGGAAGAGAAGGTCGTCGCCGCGATCGGCACGGCGATGCAAAACCTTTTCCCGGCGCGCATTGCGTCCGGTAAAGGATCGTTCGACAGTGCCTACATGGCGCACAACCGACGGCTGGTACGCAACGGCCGCGCGAGCCCGATGTGGGAAAATCCCGATCGCAAACCCACTTCGCCGATCGATCCTACGGTCGGCGTGATTCGCGTCGAAGATCTGGCGGGCAAGACTCGAGCGCTGGCCGTGCAATACGCTTGCCATCCGGTCGCGACGATGGGGGCCGGTGAAATGTCGCGAGATTTTCCGGGCGGGATGGTCGATTACGTCGAAGAGCAACTCGGCCCTGAGTGCCTCGCCATGTATCTGCAAGGCGCGCAGGGCGATATCGATCCGTACGACTTGCACAATCTGCGGGGTGAGAATCGGTTCAATATCCCGAAGCAGGCCGGCATTTCGCTCGGCAAAGGAGCTTTGCGCATCGCGGCCGATCTGAAGACTCGGCCTGAGAGCGATCGGGCCGCTCTCGAGATCAAAGAAAGCCTCCTCACGATCCCGAACCGCAGCGGCAACGGAACCACCGACGTAGGATTGCTCACCGTCGTCGTCGATCGGAATCTGGCGTTGATCGCGATTCCGGGCGAGCCGTTCATACAACATCAACTCGATCTCACGGCGCGCTCGCCGATCGCGAACACTTTCATCTTGGGAGTCGCCTACCCAGGCAAAGGGTCGCCGTTCGTCGTCTACATTCCGACGGTGCAAGCCGTGAAGGAAGGGGGCTACGGCGCCACGGAGTGCAGCTTCCTTGCCGCCGACGCGGGCGAACGGATCGTGGCCGAATGCCTCGGCAAGATCCAAGAACTTCTCGACGCGAAATCTACGGAGAAAAAGCAATGACGATGCTGCGCAACGCAGAGCCCGCCGCGACAGCCGGCACCGACGACGCAGCTCGCCGCGCCTATTGGGCCGAGCAAATGGAGCTCGGCTACGAACTGATCGAACGAGTTCTCCCGTTCGAGGTGCAAGAGTGCGGCGAAGGTTTCGCTTCGCTCCGCGATGCGGCAGACTCGGCCGGCGTGGAGATGCAGTTCTCGTCGACGAAGATCGCCGGTGAATTGGAGCGAGTTTATTTCATGCGCTCGAGCCTCGTCGACGACGTCGTCGCAGTCGGCCGAAAGATGAACGAGCGGGGTTGGATTCTGAAGATCGAAGACGGCTACCGCTCGCTCGAAATGCAAGGCCAACTCGTGCGGAAGCCCGAGTTGTTCGACGTGATCCTGAAGAAATGTATCTGGGAGAACGGCGGTCAGGTTCCTTCGGTCGAAATGATGTTTCGCCGCGCGCTGGTGTTGATCGCCAACATCCCTAAGATCGGCACCCACATGTCGGGCTCGGCGATCGACGTCTCGGTGTTTCGTCGCGACGACGGCAGCGAAGTCTCGCGCGGCTACCCTTATCTGGAAATGAGCGAACGGACCCCGATGCGCTCGCCATTCGTCGCAGCGGAACACTTGAAGAATCGCCTCGAAATCACGGCGATGCTCGAAGCCGAAGGGTTCGTGCATTTCCCTTTCGAGTTTTGGCACTTCAACAAAGACGACGCGATGGGGCACATCCTCCGCGACAAACCCGCCCCGGCACGCTTCGGGCCCGTGCATTGGGACCCCCAAACCAATCGGGTCGTCCGAGTGGAGGAGCCGCTGACGCCGCTCAATCCGCTGCCGGTGATCGAACGAGAAATCGCGGCAGCCCTGAAGCGGAGCACGGGCGGCGCCGAATAGGCGGCATTCCGTCTACCGCTTTGCGTGCCGCACGATGATCACACCCCGTTCGACGAATGCCGGCCGATTTGCGAACGGTGGCATCCGAAGACCGGTCGACTTGCAGCCAGCCGTTTTTTCTGTAAACTGATGCACGGTTGTGATCACCCGAGAGCCGGCTGCGGTGTCTGATTGGGTGCGTTACGGTTTGCACCCTTAGCTCAATTGGATAGAGCATCGGTCTACGGAACCGAAGGTTAGTGGTTCGAGCCCACTAGGGTGTACTTGCATTTGAGCCTCGGTAATGGCGGGAATTCTCGCTGTTTCCCGAGGCTTGTTGCGTTTACGGTGGGGAGTCGCTTCGGTCTCTTGGGGTGCGTGAGACTGCACCTCGGCGCACTGTTTTGCGTCCGAAAACGCCAAGCAAACCGCCAAGACAGTATCGGCCCCTTTCGCTTCCCCTCGCGAGGTCGCCGGCTCGACGGTTTGGCCGTCGGTCCCCGTAGCGAGAGCCCCCATTGCTTCGGGGGCCGAAAGATCCGGCAAGAGGTCGAGGGCCTCGGCTTGCTCGGCCGTCTCTACGTGCGTGTACCGCCCCAGTGTGAGCCGAGGGTCGGAATGCCGGGCCATCGCCTGCATCACGCTCGGGTGAACGCCGGAACGCGCCAGCAGCGTGATGAACGTATGCCGCAAGCCGTGGAAGTCGACCACTTGGCCGGCGTCGTCACGTTCGGCAAGGAACGTCGACCGCTCCCGCTCCCCCCGTTCCTCGACCGTTGAGGCTTCGGCCAGCCACGCCGCACGGGCCGCTGCAAGATCGAACCGAACCATGTCGGCCGTCGAGTCGCTTGGGGGAACGGCGAACGCTTGCGCCGTCGGTAGCTTCCGGCTTAGGTGCGCCTGGAGTTCGAGGGCCGTATCGGGTCGCAACGGAAGTTCGTCCCGTCGTCGTCGCTTGCTATTCCCCGCCTCGACGATCACCGTCGCAAGCTTCGCGCCGAAGCGAAAGCTAAGCCGCGTAAGGCTGCGCAGTTCACTCGCACGGAGTCCACTCTCGACCGCCAGCCGATAAACGAGGGAGCGCTCCGATCCGCTCATGCTGAACCGCTCGGGACCGCCCATCGCCGCGGAGAGTAGCCTCCGCAGTTCATCGACCGACAAAGCGCGTCGTTCGTGGCGTCGATCCGTGGCGACGTTCAGCCGTGCGAGGCTTTCCAACGGGTTCGAGGTCGCGCGGCGTTCGCTTACCATCCAGCGGCAGAATTGCTTCGCCGCTTGCAAGTAGAAGTTGCGCGATTGAATCGAACGCCCCGGGATTCGTCGCTTCGACTTTCCTTTCGTCGCCTTGCTCACTTGGGCATCGGTCGTGAGTTTCGCCAGCCAATTCAGCACGGCGCTCGATTGCACGTCGCTCCATTGCTTGAATCCGCAGCCGTCGAACAAGTCGCGGGCGCGCTGATGAACCATTTGCACATGCTTCGCGGTATTCCCGCGGGCGAGGATCGCCGCTTTGAAGTCGTCGAGGTGGACCGTCAAGCGCTTGATGGCCGCCGCTCGCGAGGCTTCCAGCAAGCCGATACGGGCCATCGCTTCGCGGGTCGCTTGGGAAAGCGTTTCGATCCAGCGCGAAAGCTCCGGGTCGGTCGGTTCGTTGTTAGATCGACAATCGACCAGCCGCTCGACCTTCCGGCCGAACGCTTCGCTTTGCGCCTTGTCCGTGAACGCCGGCAAGCGTTTCACCCGTTCCAAGTGGTCGCGGAACTCGACGTACCACTTCTCCGATTCTTGCCGCTTGCCGCCACGGTCCTTATACGTCGCCCTGAATACTCGCACGTTTCACCTTTTGCCGATCGCTCGGATTTAGACGTTTGGACCGTGGCAAACCACTTCAAAATTCAAAACCGCCCCCAGCCTATCGAGGGCCTTGGCCGAGATTCCCCGCTCGCCCGATAGAAACCTCGACAACGTCGCTTCGTCGATTTCGGCTAGCTTCGAGAGGGCATAGCAACTCAACCCGCACTCGCGCACATGCCGGCGTACTTGGTCGGTCACGGCTACCCGTTTCGCATTCTTTGATTTCTTTGCCATGTTCAAGCTATCGGATATACTTGTCTAAATGTCAAGCATTGAATTATAGGCTGCCGAGGTAGCGATACCTGCTAGCCTGACCTGTCGCAACGCTACCCTTCGAGACTTCGTCCAAGAGCCCCTCGATACGGAGCAATCTCAGCCAGCGCGAGACTTGTACGTGCGAGCTATCGAGCAAGCCGCCGGCCGCTCGGGTCGAGAGATAGAACGGGCCTCGGCCCGCGACTATCTGCAACTCTCGACAAAGCCCGACAAGCAATCGCACCTCCGGTGTTTCAAATTGCGCCGCTTCGGGAGGCGGTTCCATCTTTGCGACTTTGGCAAACATCATGGTAAGCGGTTCCTCTCCCTTAGGGTTACGGACCTTGGGCCACCCCTCGACGAAATCGAGCCACGTCTCGTCAAAAGCTTTGGTGCGCATGTTCGGCAACGCGCGTCGATGCCATTCCTTTACTATGGGCCGCATCGCTTTGGGAGAGTTTTCTCGAAACTCCGGGACAGCCTTCAATTCCCGACAGAGTTCAAACAGCTTGCGATGTCGGAAGCCATCT harbors:
- a CDS encoding DUF4838 domain-containing protein encodes the protein MLNRILIVPIAIVSLQFVALQAADVPLVAEGKPRAAIVIAEKPARLVKLAAEELQSYLFKISGATLPIVHAPPNNGDTAIYIGRSTATDALKIGDEGLKYGAFRIVAGENHVVLLGHDLDFIPKEPWAPHYGHTPKMLADWDKLTGEKWGNPIGASLMRGYNKPLGLWHADRGGSLQAVYELLRRLGVRWYMPGELGEIVPKTATVKLAPTDETIRPDFAQREFHFTFYWGATKDDILWTLRLGLNHGDEVRGLGEPGHGMSAVTMRDETKQAHPEYYALWNGKRAVAHYGGAQCLSSEGLLQQNVKYVRAMFDLYDEPMVSVMPEDGYSNACECELCRGKETPARGFSGKISDYVWDYVNRVAVEVYKTHPHKKVSCFAYGTYTQPPGKIAKLSPNLVVGIVQPRRFFNDPAKRKEFVDLRQAWIKKLPSAEPLMIWEHYPFTAPGKPSYGVPAYFPHLIAEDLRSLKGISQGEVIEVMFDEKKSYGLHAPAFNHLNLYVTTRLYWDAEQNIDALLAEYYRNFYGPAAAEMQAFIEYSEASWRDLAKSGDKKSVEKIERMFVLLAKAKEKAPPDSAYGQRIALLADYLRPMAELREQLAKGRGNVPSARATKLSKVGIKIDGKLDEPAWKGLAAYGFGELETGRVPAFKSSFRTCWADGNLYFGITCSDRDTKTLNIGTRKNEDGRIWNGDCVELLLETQIHSYYQLVVNPAGAIIDLDRKGGLNESWSSEAEVAAHISEDSWTVEIRIPMAGDGKTENIDPLHGVSGREPTELYPWYINVCRQRVRDNGSELSAFSPTSKNDFHDMLKFGSLYAK
- a CDS encoding PmoA family protein → MPRIMPNIRFRILSALLCGAFAVLLAAEPLRAEVTVVERDDCIRITVDGQVFTEWRYKDWVAPFLYPVVGPNGENVTRHYPMKSGMPGEEQDHPWHRSIRFSHSDVNGFNFWWAPGKERAGHTAEIKLEKIERLTSGKTGEAIFWNQWLGDGKLVLREKVRLAVTPLAGHQTLLDYDIELHAGAAPVVFGDKRDGGLLVRVAGTMKVEDEKGNKFQGTIVNSRGDRNADAWGKQAEWTDYFGPDATGKTVGIAIFDHPSNLRFPTHWHARTYGLMTANRFGTDHFLGKYGDHKTLICAPAKNCNCPACESHSGDYTIPAGGSLKLRNRFYIHHGDATTADVAQQYRDYTSDPESTLALMQALMRQFKSSTLVEQYANTDFTAWPAEFAAQRSEALRLRALAYSVVKKGKKSEEDYKSAIKLDPENGGLWMGLADNYANALDDSPQAEAAYRRVLELTGKTYGWMPIQATISLARSFIDRAKPDEALKLLKELDAVTTMAPAWRIKILRTYGHAYAAQGKEEASLAKFREALKLEATK
- a CDS encoding M15 family metallopeptidase codes for the protein MTMLRNAEPAATAGTDDAARRAYWAEQMELGYELIERVLPFEVQECGEGFASLRDAADSAGVEMQFSSTKIAGELERVYFMRSSLVDDVVAVGRKMNERGWILKIEDGYRSLEMQGQLVRKPELFDVILKKCIWENGGQVPSVEMMFRRALVLIANIPKIGTHMSGSAIDVSVFRRDDGSEVSRGYPYLEMSERTPMRSPFVAAEHLKNRLEITAMLEAEGFVHFPFEFWHFNKDDAMGHILRDKPAPARFGPVHWDPQTNRVVRVEEPLTPLNPLPVIEREIAAALKRSTGGAE
- a CDS encoding helix-turn-helix domain-containing protein, which encodes MAKKSKNAKRVAVTDQVRRHVRECGLSCYALSKLAEIDEATLSRFLSGERGISAKALDRLGAVLNFEVVCHGPNV